The sequence below is a genomic window from Sander lucioperca isolate FBNREF2018 chromosome 6, SLUC_FBN_1.2, whole genome shotgun sequence.
gtttaaaaaaaaaaaaaagtcttaacatgaatccaacatattattagcaaatataaatccccactgcttactggcatATAAGGTACtttagtcactaaggccatccacaggtACAATTCATCCTAAGGATACACTGtgtcacatgtatgtttaatgttaaaGCAAGATTTACTATAAAATCATGGCAACAgttattaggctatttgaatagcttTCTATGCCAAAACGTTTGCATAAAGGCTTCAGGCTGCCCTACACGttactgtaggcccagtttaatatgcaacttcattttatacaatatatgtagtaggtggtccctgctccatctctctttcagtcaatGGGTCCTTAGcttaaaaacattgaagacccctgtatTAGAGGATAGGAATAAACCACCCATATCCTCGTTTACGTTGACTTGTTGGACAGAGAGTCTTCAAATGAGAATACTGAATGTGGACTCAAGCCAACCACGTCTTAGCCAGCTGGCACTTATACTGACCGCGTTATTCAGTCCGTCTATACCCTGTTACATATCTGTGAGATACTAAAAAGTCTTCTGCCTCCATGCAAGTTAACAGACAACTCCTATTACGCCATATTAAGCCTTTTTCATTACTTCTTCACTCTTATCCAGAATCACAGTGTGCAGTTTATTCTCCACACTGCCAACAAAAAGCTGCATGTGTCTTACGTATCACTAGCTGCAATCTTAGTCTGTCAAAATGCAGATAAGAGCTGGGgccctgcctcccccctctctcagGCTCTTTAAATAGACGTGCTTGGTCTGCGAGCTGCAGCTGCCTGTGTGTATCTGCCATGGTTTGACCCATATGAGCCTTTAAAGGCCAGTGCCAACACATATATTTTTTAGATTGAAGCTGCTTGTATGCTGAGTTTTAACTTTAAATCTTTCAATTTATgtgccaaaaaaacaatatcaaGTATCCAGTGTCTCCTTCTGAGAGCCCGTTGAATCACTTATTTACAcgagtggttcccaaactttttcacgTCAAGGACCcccaaactgacacaaattagaccacagaCCCCCCTTTGATAAGACTTCATTTTCGGATGGTCCCCCATTTAATAGAATGTTTGCTTTTAGATGtattattacagaaagtgtatgaaacccatgaccaaaatagtcatgGATGGAATCAtagtgtaaatgaatgattccCCTTTTTGTTGGGGAACCCCCTCAATGACCACTTTgatcccctccctctcctcctctctctctctctctctctctctctctctttggttAGCTCCTTGCACTTCTTTCTCCCCCTGCCCTCTTCTGCCCTCTCTACCATTCCACTCCTCCCCCTCACTTGGTCTCCCTTCCTTTCTGCCTGTCTTctgtttattcatttattttttcgtTTCAGGTCTTCTCCTGCGTTCTGCCCTGTCTTTTTCTAcgtcttgtctttttttaaaattcacCTTAACTCTTTCCACGCAGACTTTCAGAACTTCTCTCAAATTCCCTCGAAAGCCGTTCCTTTGCCATGGCTGACAAAAGTCGTACACCaatgagaagaaaagagaaagaagaaaaagaaaaagagtcaGCTGAAAAGACCAAGGATGTAAAGAAAGTGAAGAATCAAGGAGCGCAAGGAGAAGGGGCAGCGCATAATGGAGAGGGCCCGTCAGCTGAGGCGGCAGCCGCCAATGGTGCAGCAGCCAACGGTCAGAATGGAGATTTTCAGGTTGAGCCAATGGAACTACCTCCATTTGAAATCATCAAAGGGTAGGTCTATATCACCAAGTATGGTTCATGAAGCAGTTTAATAGACAGAGCTCAGACTGTGCATAGCTGAGGTATCCTATCCTCATTctacatttgttttatttccaaAGTTTTTGCTGATGATGCCTTTACTCTGTCTGAATCAGATTCTTTAATGAGCTGATCCCACATGCTTGCACTGAGAAGCACTTACAGTGAACTGTCTGGCATTTAAGAGTGAATTCCTTTTCATGCCCAATATGGTAacattttttaatgtgtgaCATACTAAACATGAGTTAAAATCAGCCAAGTACCTGAACCACTAACTTATAAAGTGACAAACCTACCTATCATAACATAACCTATGATCCAAGGGTTGTATGATCTGTGTGGTGCATTGTGCGGGTTGTTTTATTGCAGTTACCATAAAATGTCCAAATATAGATTCAGACCAACTGCTAACTTCACTtagaattgattaaaaaaaacagaactaaCTTACAGTAAACTACTGCCAATGCCATTGACTATTACTCGGGACTTGTATAAggtacttcaaaataaaagcattacaAACTTCTCTTTACTAGAATGCTTTTACTAAGATTAGCAGCATCATTAGGTGCTTGTGTGACATCTTCTATGTGTCTCCCTCTATGTTGTGTATGTGGATCTGCACATGGGGAAACCAGTAGGAATTTACATGGGTATCTCAGGTTTTTGctgagcaaaatttcaaagtggcttgtttggtgcatatttatccatgtagctctcagtctcggccccctagcagatggtctgaccgcatacgcggagtttgctgggggggcaatTACCCTTttctgcccccctggtggctgaaaagggtaattgcattgtttaaaaaattagtggaataattagatctggcatgaccagatataaatatcttaaataacacaaaacaactaaatggtgataggtaatacatctgatttcatatactgctttaatacaaaaaatattagctggctgacgatgggagcagcaggacgcaaaaaacgaaagttactgttgcgctatgtctggacatcttgccgtgccaacgttgcaataaaggtttcctaaatgccatgtatataaatgtgatgtcagcgcactaattgattgcgggttttgtgtagatttggacttttatacatttattccaCTTCGTTTAAacagcgaagtggagaggcctcgtatgtgacgctcatatcggccttgctggatacaccgtgtcatttacctttttgtggatctactgatcgctgtggattacttttttttcgtgtcattggattacggcaaaatacagatcttttttctcaacgtgtcttaacgttttatggtgtgactgcgcttggtttctgcgtttggagaggcatctcaacagaatgtaggtccaacattgattgttcactgttacattttagttaagcgtctgtctattgcgttccaaaacagccgtgccgcgattggatttcataagggcgaattatttattattatatttttatttaattaaattgttacaatgtaacttaaaaactttaaaaataaacatatgtgttttggaatataatgttcagcttcagcagctttacctatgtgctaaaatatccaatgacgatagtgacaagtccatagcaaccagtgttgaattggttatatcccagcgtcctttgctgaatggtctcaatgttttattgttttatttcatgtgaatactagtttactagaggagtaacttagtatctgaagtaatgcagtaatgcatgaagtgtgcatttagtttccatgcttattgtgtttccacaacaatgttagtgagtaaatctactgaaatggcccccacaccataacagaggagtgggatgtgtaagatgagaatgcagaggttaactcctgttgtcatggctgtaaaaatcaaatggtatctgtacttctttgttaagtgcaaacttgcgcACAAGAGGAGGGTCATACCTCTTTTTCAgatcgttttggagggtcataggaaaattattactgatgaggggagggtcacatCTTTTTAGGTTaaaggccacaaaactcctccggtggccctttaattaaataacgaacagtcccttataaaaaataaaaataaagctaTGATCGTATagtggaatgttttttttgacaaaagCATGACAATACTAACCTGACGCGCCAGATGGTTTGGTACACAGATCTGTCCGCCATTGTTTTGAACAGTCGTGGCTGTTAAAAATACTGATTTTTAAAAGTTATTTactgactgagagagagagagagagatgaagccTGTACTGGTTAgttacagtggttcccaaactgggGGGCGTGACCCCATGCTGCACTGTTAGAAAATcatggacaagtttgtgaaaggACTGTCTTGAAAATGCTTGAAAGTATTTGTATCTACAAAAGGGGGGGCCCTGCAGAAAAACGTTTGGGAACCACCATAAGAGCTGGGTCACATGACCACCAGTCTAATAATAATGCATTGGAATTCCAGTCTCAGCCATGTAGACGGTTTGAAATTAGCTCTGCCTGCTGCTGCAATCCTGCCCCCACCTTATCAACCTGACACCCCTCTCACCATCCTTCGTGTTCGCTCGACTCAAACAGAGACAGGTGCTGTGGTGATATCTAATCCTGCTGTAGATCCTGCTATCTATTTAAAGGTCCACACCAGGGTTTTTGCATGGTCAGCCGAGTGTAACAAGCTGACAGTGTTTGTTGTTGAGAATTATTTCCCAATTAATGCAAGCGGCACtgttattttttaatctgttttgcaTTGGGGCATTCATTAGCAAATATGAAAATCAACTCACAGCTCGACTTTTTGAGGTTTAATACCAGTGTATCCTTTgggttagtctcgctttgccagaccttcctccacagcgctgcagaggagggtctggctagtctacacgGCATTcccggatgggagaaaaacgtgctctggttcattggcatttctttaaaccaatcacaatcgccatgggcggtgctaagctccgcacggagccgctgcaaaatagcctcgggaaggaacttgttttggtggaacgtgtacgttcaaaagtttttttagtcgtgcaacggaaaactcagattagacagattGTCTAGCTAGCtttctggatttaccctgcagagatctgaggagcagttaaccatagtcctcacaaatccaccggagtttaaaattcggaatttcctgcggcaccggaacaatcccggaagtggaacgttgtctATATAGACTACCCCTAGGTTGACTGCATTAGCCTGGCGCATGGGTCGGATGGGACACAGGActtatttcaaaagaaaataaGACACTTTTAAAGCTGGCTTGCCTTTTACCCCCGTCATTTTCTTACaagcaatgtagcatttaaaaggTCAATTCCTTTAAACAGAGTCCGGCGTAGCACTCACTCCAAATAAAACATCACTTTGAGCAAACTTCACAGAATATTCTCAGGTCTATTCTCACAGCtaaaaacaacaacgaatacGTTAGCAAGTTATTGTGTCGTGTAGCCGTTATCTTCgcttcacctgttcaactgacttAACAGTTTACATAACACATtcgactgtcctgctgttacagATGTGAACTACATGTAACCACGGACAGTTGCCTCATTTATGGACCGCTCACGGCAGTGTTACGCTGAATGAATGTTGGGGAAACACAATGGATATTTGCTgttattttttggcagtaaaaaaTAGGTTTTTCTGGCCTGGCGGGGTTCCCGTTGGCCTGTACAGTTGGTAAACACTGAATACGTTCAAAAATGATGATGATTTACAAATTCTTCCTAGTGGTACATTAAGGTGCTGAGGTCAAGATCAAACTCAGTTAATGTTTCACATGATTTACACAGAGACCTGGCTTCAGTGAGATTTCCCAGATATGTTGGTTCAGGTACAAGGTTTCTCAAATATTTGTTGAATAACTTTCAAGAGATGTAGACATAGAAGCATTTGTTGACACTCGATCAAGGAGATTCAGGATTAAGGATTGGAACCACTGTGTAGCGTTGTGTAATACCATCCCAACTCTGAGAATGTCTGTGTTAAGGATAGCTGTTTACCAAATACAGGCTTTCTCTAACCTTTAATACAAAGACAGTCTCACTCCCAGCGCCTCAAAAAGTGATGCTTGGTCAGATGTCTTTGGCGTTTGTACTGTGGGCGCGGTAAACACATATGCTGATCTTAATCATGAACCCAACACCTCAGCACACACCGAAAACAATGACAGCAAAACAATACTGCAGTAGAGCCTAtccttaggtgtgtgtgtgtgtgtgtgtgtgtgtgtgtgtgtgttcttgtttaactatattcgtggggtccaaaaaccaggaatacagtatacttgtggggtcctgacaactttgtggggccaaaatgctggaccccacaactttaaagggctgtttgagggttaagacttggttttaggataagggttagaattaggttatggttagggtgagggtaagggttaaggttaggcatttagtggtgatggttaaagggatatttcaccgttggaaagacgAATATATCTTTACAATAGGGGCTTtacgaccggagggatttttgcagttcttagaactaaatgttcctagaacactttttttgtcgtgttccgacaggaaaaatttggggatttttaagttcctctggcctcagttttttagctcctacttcagagcagggtcttttcccttttcccttttcctaggtgtacttgattggtcgaatttataagtcacgcccactgccaactcggaaacttgcagacagagcaacaaccaacaacgggacatttttaacaattttcaccatcttattcatcattaaattcacttctgacaacgttttaggcgagaaattaactgtttagatttcaaatataggcagtcttgcgaaaactgatgccgaattgacaatttgcttcaaagttttcgaagttcagaagctccatcaagtgaggcgacagccagcaagcgcctgccccggcctctagctcgtcagtcatgctcagacacctcgctgtaagctggaggtctctcagaccgctctcgtaaataagaggcttttatttcgccgttgacggttcgtttgtttaaatatcacaacacatgtccatcataagattaacgggaacctgtggttaactgtcttttcggagttaaactccacaagcgtgtcctgcggctcgccgggcgtcacacacagtcacacacacacacgtccacagcgcagcaggcagaggcggggtctgttctgagtataataaagccccgtctgtgttgagcaaaacattacgtgaattactacgagaatggacgtgcatttaatataggaaaagtgcacaagtattagcatcatttgttgttgttgtatgtggcgctaaggtctagtgacgatgctataaagaccgttgccatgcttgcgtcactcccttacccctcctaccagtccctatggccagtgggaatgcaaacggaaaaaaagattttgggggagagtagttcttagaactgcttagaagtgtacttttcctctaaaaagtacaagtactatccggtcggaaagcacctattgggtcacttatgtagtagaaatgtgaattttttttagaaattggtgccttctaggccgagataagccagaaaatgtgtttttggcacatatggatgaaagacaccaaatcccagaatgcacttgcttcgctgctttagagtcCACGCCCAAGCCatgcctaccgtttacagacagacagacagtgaggcagtattcaactcaactcaattgtgttttattgtcatttcaaccatatacacaaaacaacgtttcaccgtggctcaagtggttacacatttaaaatatagaaaaacgacattatagaaaaacgacatacgaaactacatttagtgcacacacattataggctccgtaaagttcagcaaacacatactagcattagcgcttggtgggctgtaaacaccgagtataaacacagccgtaaatttgcgtatAATGTAGAATGGTCAGCGTTTAACAGTCACCAACTCCACCAgcggttagcagttagttggatacaaatcaccccatttctgcaccagtccgtgttaacacagcccacctccactagtcttacccggcgacaaagcagcaggcctggtagctagATAGTTccgtacactgttgttcagccatgtttccacaacaacaaaaacacagcagtctctgaactcgcgttaggagtttcgttgaagttggatgtagtccagtttgttgtctaatgagcagacacttgcaagcaggattgatggaacaggtgacCCGGCTGgcattagctttccacctagctagctCATAGCTCCAGCCCTCGTTCCGCGTTTCATCGCTGAGGATGTTCCCTTACTGGCTAGTGGCATAGAGCAACactgcaggctgaggtgctgctgaggtgtttctactgatacagagcttaatgctaaatcggtgaagtatccctttaaggttagggtaaggggctagggaatgcattatgtcaatgacggatccccacaaagatagtgccacgcactatgtgtgtgtgtgtgtgtgtgtgtgtgtgtgtgtgtgtgtgtgtgtgtgtgtgtgtgtgtgtgtgtgtgtgtgtgtgtgtgttataagaCAAGTTAGTATGAAGGGTTGCTGAATCAACCTGAAGATGACCTGAATGTGACCTAGGGTACCACTCGTCACAATTTAACAGAGTTTATAGTCTGGAAACTCCACCACAGTATGCACCCCTGACCTTAAACTCATATACTTAAGCTTAAGACCATGTTATCTACCTAGAATGCATCCAAGACTACCTCACATGTGGCAGACTGTGttcagcaatttaaaaaaagcctaATCTACCAAAATGTTGTACTAGGGGACTCAGGGGAAGGAAATCtggctttactttgtgtttcagAGAAAACGCTATTGTTTGTTAGACTGGTTGTCAATGGAAAAACGTTTTGACAACATCAGATATGAATGAAACAGTCCCATGTTGGTTTTGCTAACTAACATTCCAATGTTTCtttcatttattctgttttacaCAGGGACCGGATTGATCCTTTTTCCTATAAGTTCCAGTTCAAGAACGTGGAATACTCCTCAGGCCGCAACAAGACCTTTCTGTGTTACCTGTTGGATAACGGGGTAGCTGATGGGCTACTAAGGGGCTGTCTGGAGGATGAGCACGCTGGGCTTCATGCTGAGGAGGCCTTCTTCACACAGTGCCTGCTGAACTATGACCCTGCACTCAAATACACAGTCACCTGGTACATACCTCTCTTAAACTGTCAGATGGTATGTGGCATAGAGAATGTGGCATATTACAAGAACTTGTTTTCAGTCTGGACAATATGTTCCTTGTTGTTTCCATGACAGTTTTGAATATTTTGTAACTTGCACTCTTATAGATGCTCTTAAATCCACACATAAACCTATACATTGTGTAGCCATTCATGCATATAATATATCCATGATATATTATGGGTCTGTTCAACACAGTCTTACTCCCAGCACATCAAAAAACGACTTGGCTTGGTCAGGGGCCTTTGGTGCAAAAAGTCTACACTAGCATCTCAGTCAGACAAAGGGGGCTTTCAACTAATTCTAAATGTAGTCCCATTGGGACAATATTTGTCGCTCTGGGTACCCCTTTGGTGTCATTTTTCATTGcgcttctttttggagccagtggagtcgccccctgctg
It includes:
- the LOC116037146 gene encoding C->U-editing enzyme APOBEC-2-like: MADKSRTPMRRKEKEEKEKESAEKTKDVKKVKNQGAQGEGAAHNGEGPSAEAAAANGAAANGQNGDFQVEPMELPPFEIIKGDRIDPFSYKFQFKNVEYSSGRNKTFLCYLLDNGVADGLLRGCLEDEHAGLHAEEAFFTQCLLNYDPALKYTVTWYVSSSPCSACALKIAEMLKAKKNVRLSIFAARLFEWEEPEIQAGLKALHAAGCKLRVMKPLDFSYTWDTFVEHEDEPLNLWEDCKDNYEYYHEKLADILQ